The proteins below are encoded in one region of Parvicella tangerina:
- a CDS encoding tyrosine-type recombinase/integrase yields the protein MAATLTLRHISIDNAPCIGLSFPHRPDVVKCVTSIPNVQYDDDSQQYYLYNSKKNLKLIYAYCKGRVWVSGDDFFKRDNPNLGSNPMEADFEVYSSETYHRKVPESYLNKLKLKRYSANTARVYCGMFERFINYYLEIPVDRIDERDIEAYLIKMVEEGRSPSYQNQMINAIKFYYEIVLDMPNRFYKVDRPMAAKKLPEVLSTEEVATMLKGCKNLKHQCILSLLYSAGLRRNELLNLKLQDILSDRMMISVKSAKGNKDRMTVLSEQVLHKLRDYYKVYRPKVYLFEGPNGGKYSSTSVGNIVRKAAQAAGIQKRVTAHTLRHSFATHLLEAGTDLRYIQVLLGHESTKTTEVYTQVATNFAQGIKSPIDSLNL from the coding sequence ATGGCTGCTACCCTGACCCTAAGACATATTAGTATTGACAACGCTCCTTGCATTGGTTTATCTTTTCCGCATCGGCCGGATGTTGTGAAGTGTGTTACCTCCATTCCGAATGTGCAATATGACGATGATTCACAGCAGTATTACTTATATAATTCGAAAAAGAACCTAAAACTGATTTACGCATATTGTAAGGGGCGTGTTTGGGTATCTGGCGATGATTTCTTTAAGCGTGACAATCCTAACTTGGGTAGCAATCCGATGGAGGCGGATTTTGAGGTATACAGTTCTGAGACGTATCATCGAAAGGTGCCTGAATCTTACTTAAACAAGTTGAAATTGAAGCGTTATTCTGCGAACACTGCACGTGTGTATTGCGGTATGTTTGAACGCTTTATTAACTATTATTTGGAGATTCCGGTGGATCGGATAGACGAGCGTGATATTGAGGCTTATTTAATAAAGATGGTGGAGGAAGGGCGTTCTCCGTCTTATCAAAACCAGATGATCAATGCGATTAAGTTTTATTACGAGATTGTATTGGACATGCCGAATCGTTTTTATAAGGTGGATCGGCCGATGGCGGCTAAGAAACTGCCGGAGGTATTGAGCACGGAGGAAGTGGCCACCATGCTGAAGGGGTGTAAGAATTTGAAGCATCAATGCATTTTATCTTTGTTGTATTCTGCAGGGTTACGCAGGAATGAGTTGTTGAACTTGAAGCTGCAGGATATATTGAGTGATCGGATGATGATCAGTGTGAAGAGTGCCAAGGGTAACAAGGATAGGATGACGGTATTGAGTGAGCAGGTTTTGCATAAATTACGGGATTATTATAAGGTATATCGACCGAAGGTTTATTTGTTTGAGGGTCCAAATGGTGGGAAATATAGTAGCACTAGTGTGGGCAACATCGTTCGTAAAGCAGCTCAGGCCGCTGGTATTCAGAAGCGAGTGACTGCTCATACGTTGCGTCATAGTTTTGCGACACACTTATTGGAAGCTGGGACAGATTTGCGCTACATCCAGGTATTATTAGGGCATGAAAGCACCAAGACTACTGAGGTTTACACGCAGGTTGCGACAAATTTTGCACAGGGGATAAAAAGTCCGATAGATTCCTTAAATTTGTAG
- a CDS encoding DNA adenine methylase, protein MNTIVREPVVTYNQINLSFANYTKERKLEPLVKWAGGKEQELKYIIPNLPDYFENYYEPFVGGGSVYTAIQAKEYFINDKAHELIDLYKIIVSDEREMFFNAIEEIIHNWEVLGNISEKNQSFFIKIYKDFACGKISKDILSNKIYEFILKNSKEFNGLFSSYFNFNIENFLKEIKKNLVRKTSRMKVLEQEKGKLPDKDILDNIETALKSAFYMHFRHIYNFHKKYELNQAFYTAIFLFIRNYAYSGMFRYNSKGEFNVPYGGIAYNKKNFRKKIEYLKSEPLQELLSKTNIVNADFQDFFNIYEPTENDFIFLDPPYDTEFSTYAQNDFVKTDQKRLADFLINNCKAKWMMIIKNTDFIFDLYNHPNIKISTFDKTYLVSFMNRNDKNVEHLLITNY, encoded by the coding sequence ATGAATACAATAGTAAGAGAACCAGTAGTAACGTATAATCAAATAAATTTAAGTTTTGCTAATTACACCAAAGAGCGTAAACTTGAACCTCTTGTAAAATGGGCAGGAGGAAAAGAACAGGAACTAAAATATATCATTCCGAATCTTCCTGACTATTTTGAAAATTATTACGAGCCTTTTGTTGGTGGTGGTTCAGTATATACAGCAATCCAAGCAAAGGAATATTTTATAAACGACAAAGCTCACGAATTAATTGATTTGTATAAAATCATAGTTTCGGACGAAAGAGAAATGTTTTTCAATGCGATTGAGGAAATAATTCACAATTGGGAAGTTTTAGGAAACATTTCGGAAAAAAATCAGAGTTTTTTTATAAAAATCTATAAAGATTTTGCCTGCGGCAAAATATCTAAAGATATTTTGTCCAATAAAATCTATGAGTTCATTTTAAAAAACTCTAAAGAATTTAACGGACTTTTTTCCTCATATTTTAATTTTAATATTGAGAATTTCCTAAAAGAAATAAAGAAAAATTTAGTTCGTAAAACTTCAAGAATGAAAGTTCTTGAACAAGAAAAAGGAAAATTACCCGATAAAGATATTTTAGACAATATCGAAACTGCATTGAAAAGTGCGTTTTATATGCACTTTCGACATATTTACAATTTTCATAAAAAATACGAACTAAACCAAGCCTTTTATACAGCAATATTCTTATTCATCAGAAATTACGCTTATTCTGGAATGTTTCGTTACAATTCAAAAGGCGAATTTAATGTTCCTTATGGCGGAATTGCTTACAACAAAAAGAACTTTAGAAAGAAGATAGAATATCTAAAATCAGAACCTTTACAAGAATTGTTATCTAAAACTAATATTGTAAATGCAGATTTTCAAGACTTTTTCAATATTTACGAGCCAACTGAAAATGATTTTATTTTTTTAGACCCACCATATGATACAGAATTCAGTACTTATGCTCAAAACGATTTTGTAAAAACCGACCAAAAAAGGCTTGCTGACTTTTTAATTAATAACTGTAAAGCAAAATGGATGATGATTATAAAAAATACCGACTTCATTTTTGATTTATACAATCATCCTAACATTAAGATTTCAACGTTTGACAAAACTTATTTAGTAAGTTTTATGAATAGAAATGATAAAAATGTTGAGCATCTTTTAATTACAAATTATTAA
- a CDS encoding DUF3883 domain-containing protein, with amino-acid sequence MAHTEAQIRRAIKPLLTVYGELNTSEVKNLLHTVLTFDAEDNIKSKTRNETLIIQRIGNIVAHQGEKVKVYDEGFIVDKNYRPAKFSLLNPISNKVIQPNEVTTIKEKTKRFIGRKVDWEKVRDRNNEIGDQGEEFVLEFEIDRLIETLSLERAKAMQNVQHLSRLQGDGLGYDISSINDDGSPRYIEVKTTSGDFNQPFFMSENERRFFEEYGDSAFIYRVYNFDKEARHGNVKIISSSELFSDFTFDTTTWKVTPK; translated from the coding sequence ATGGCACACACAGAAGCACAGATAAGAAGAGCAATAAAACCACTATTAACTGTTTATGGCGAATTAAACACATCAGAAGTTAAAAATTTATTACATACAGTTTTAACTTTTGATGCTGAAGACAATATAAAATCGAAAACCCGCAATGAAACTCTTATTATTCAACGTATAGGTAATATTGTCGCACATCAAGGGGAAAAAGTGAAAGTTTATGATGAAGGCTTTATAGTTGATAAAAATTATAGACCGGCAAAATTTTCTCTTTTAAATCCTATTTCTAATAAAGTCATTCAGCCTAATGAAGTAACGACAATTAAGGAAAAAACAAAACGGTTTATTGGGCGTAAAGTTGACTGGGAAAAAGTAAGAGACAGAAATAATGAAATAGGAGACCAAGGTGAGGAATTTGTTTTGGAATTTGAAATTGACCGATTAATAGAAACTTTATCGTTAGAAAGAGCAAAAGCAATGCAAAATGTTCAGCATTTGAGTAGATTGCAAGGAGATGGTTTAGGTTATGATATTTCCTCAATAAATGATGATGGTTCACCTCGTTATATCGAAGTTAAAACAACAAGTGGTGATTTTAATCAACCATTTTTTATGAGCGAAAATGAGAGAAGATTTTTTGAGGAATATGGAGACTCTGCTTTTATTTACCGAGTATATAACTTTGATAAAGAAGCTCGACACGGAAACGTTAAAATTATAAGCAGTAGTGAATTATTTTCCGATTTTACTTTTGACACAACAACTTGGAAAGTAACACCGAAATAA
- a CDS encoding UvrB/UvrC motif-containing protein, with protein MNKKEIENKIAELNKKKEEATKKQDYPYAALMRDRIKELNDQLKEKTK; from the coding sequence ATGAATAAAAAAGAAATTGAAAATAAAATTGCTGAATTGAATAAAAAGAAAGAGGAAGCAACCAAAAAACAAGATTATCCATATGCAGCATTGATGCGTGATAGAATCAAAGAACTTAACGATCAGTTAAAAGAAAAAACGAAATGA
- a CDS encoding ATP-binding protein, with amino-acid sequence MKIVDLMLSEVMLMEKLKNKAVNSLADFVKFNSKGIVSICGRPSSGKTTILLDTLLERTLQYKENSLLLYSDKQTISKLISKSELFALDDNTVFASQYDKPQDIKSIIESSTQKFDSIYIDDFDSFNLGFSDSNIELEEEFFSSTILSENTKITLGFLKGLSKDISVFLVGNISRRPDIRGGDHIPRLSDIENPLLEKVSSKILLLYRPENYGFTCDEQGGDIDNTITILVPKNNEGNVNIKFKQKIKGYNKMYRS; translated from the coding sequence ATGAAGATTGTAGATTTAATGCTATCTGAAGTAATGTTAATGGAAAAATTGAAAAACAAAGCAGTTAACTCTCTTGCTGACTTTGTTAAGTTCAATTCAAAAGGAATTGTATCTATTTGTGGCAGACCATCATCTGGTAAAACAACAATACTTCTTGACACTCTATTGGAAAGAACTCTGCAATACAAAGAGAATTCTTTATTGCTTTATTCGGACAAACAAACTATCTCAAAACTGATTTCTAAATCTGAATTATTCGCATTAGATGATAATACTGTGTTTGCTTCTCAATATGATAAACCTCAAGACATTAAATCAATTATTGAGTCGAGTACGCAAAAATTTGACTCAATTTATATTGATGATTTTGATTCCTTTAATCTCGGATTTTCAGATTCGAACATTGAACTTGAAGAAGAGTTTTTTTCATCCACTATTTTATCAGAAAACACAAAGATAACACTTGGCTTTTTGAAGGGATTAAGCAAGGACATTAGTGTATTTCTTGTAGGGAACATTTCAAGACGTCCTGATATAAGAGGCGGTGATCATATACCTAGACTCTCTGATATTGAAAACCCTTTATTGGAAAAAGTTTCTTCAAAAATTCTTTTATTATACCGCCCTGAAAATTATGGATTTACTTGTGATGAACAAGGCGGTGATATTGATAATACAATCACTATTTTAGTACCAAAGAATAATGAGGGAAATGTAAATATTAAATTTAAACAGAAAATAAAAGGCTATAACAAAATGTATAGGTCATAG
- the blaOXA gene encoding class D beta-lactamase produces MKKIYILSIVILVFSCTNKKTNSDKNHSPEIEREVVVSEFQTLIDSADVKGSILIYDLKDDKYYSNNFNSAKKGNLPASTYKITNSIIALETGVVKSDSTLFKWNGEERRLKIWEQDMIFKDAFHYSCVPCYQEVARKIGVNRMNKYLDKLDYGKMKVDSTNIDLFWLEGESQINQYQQIEFLKRFYNSELPISKRTETIMKRMIVIEEDETYKLSGKTGWSIRDGNNNGWFVGFVEIKENTYFFATNVEPNQNFNMDLFPMIRKELTFKALKQLNIIK; encoded by the coding sequence ATGAAAAAAATCTATATACTATCAATAGTAATTTTAGTGTTTTCTTGCACAAATAAGAAGACTAATTCTGACAAAAATCATAGTCCTGAAATTGAACGTGAAGTTGTCGTCTCAGAATTTCAAACCTTAATCGACTCGGCAGATGTTAAAGGTTCAATTCTAATCTATGATTTAAAAGATGATAAGTACTATTCAAACAATTTTAATTCGGCAAAAAAAGGAAATTTACCAGCTTCAACATATAAAATAACGAATTCAATTATCGCTTTAGAAACAGGAGTAGTAAAAAGCGACAGCACTCTTTTTAAATGGAACGGAGAAGAAAGAAGATTAAAAATTTGGGAACAAGATATGATTTTTAAGGACGCTTTTCATTATTCCTGTGTGCCTTGCTATCAAGAAGTGGCAAGAAAAATTGGTGTAAATCGGATGAATAAATATTTAGACAAACTTGACTATGGTAAAATGAAAGTTGATTCGACAAATATTGACTTGTTTTGGCTTGAAGGAGAATCTCAAATTAATCAATACCAACAAATAGAGTTTCTGAAGAGATTTTATAATTCTGAATTGCCAATATCCAAACGCACAGAAACTATAATGAAAAGAATGATAGTCATAGAAGAAGACGAAACTTATAAACTCAGCGGAAAAACAGGTTGGTCAATAAGAGATGGTAATAACAATGGATGGTTTGTTGGGTTTGTCGAAATAAAAGAAAACACATATTTCTTCGCAACAAATGTTGAACCGAACCAAAATTTTAATATGGATTTGTTTCCAATGATTAGAAAAGAACTGACTTTCAAAGCTTTGAAGCAATTGAATATAATAAAATAA
- a CDS encoding DUF6998 domain-containing protein, protein MIQKKIKELLKIVSELQAEYKEFDKKFTLDGRLVGDLGEVLAMAEYKIRLFDKVEKKYDAVTEYDKTEVQIKTTMKNSIWYPRDHHPKLLLAIEITPNGEIIELYNGETSPFIDYIKNNRTRNDSYNYYTITKGTLIELNKKADPNSRIKKR, encoded by the coding sequence ATGATACAAAAGAAAATAAAAGAATTACTGAAAATTGTCAGCGAATTACAAGCAGAATATAAAGAATTTGATAAAAAGTTTACGTTGGATGGTAGATTGGTTGGAGATTTAGGAGAAGTTCTTGCAATGGCTGAATATAAAATCAGACTGTTTGATAAAGTTGAAAAGAAGTATGATGCAGTTACTGAATATGACAAAACAGAAGTGCAGATAAAAACAACAATGAAAAATTCAATTTGGTATCCAAGAGACCATCATCCCAAATTATTATTAGCAATTGAAATAACTCCAAATGGTGAAATAATTGAATTGTACAACGGAGAGACAAGCCCTTTTATTGACTACATCAAAAATAATCGGACAAGAAATGATAGCTATAATTATTACACAATTACTAAAGGGACATTAATTGAATTGAACAAAAAAGCCGACCCTAACTCAAGAATCAAAAAACGTTAA
- a CDS encoding uracil-DNA glycosylase: protein MCNKLKDFIEQLSTQEVDSERVFNQYHEDYNFPHFFTTKTNLLLYLTQMKDKEPKTVLIGEAPGKNGCALTGIPFTSLNIISKQNRFGLFGFPDSQPKENLRKENTATMVWEVLENLNFCPLLWNAYPFNPVDQVTKKNRKPTIKEIEIGKPFLKELINIFHISNYVAVGNTASTFLKSMEINHFSVPHPSYGNKKKFYDGLKKLIEEENIFS from the coding sequence ATGTGTAATAAACTGAAAGATTTTATTGAACAATTATCTACTCAAGAAGTCGATTCGGAAAGGGTTTTCAACCAATATCATGAAGACTATAATTTTCCTCATTTTTTTACTACAAAAACGAATTTATTGTTGTATTTAACACAAATGAAAGACAAAGAACCTAAAACAGTTTTGATTGGTGAAGCACCTGGAAAAAATGGATGTGCACTTACAGGAATACCTTTTACAAGTTTGAATATTATATCAAAACAAAATAGATTTGGATTATTTGGATTTCCAGACAGCCAACCGAAAGAAAATTTGCGAAAAGAAAATACAGCGACAATGGTTTGGGAAGTTCTCGAAAATTTAAACTTCTGCCCTTTATTATGGAACGCCTACCCTTTTAATCCTGTAGACCAAGTAACAAAAAAGAATAGAAAACCAACAATTAAAGAAATTGAGATTGGTAAACCATTTTTAAAGGAATTGATTAATATTTTTCATATCTCAAATTATGTTGCAGTCGGTAATACTGCAAGTACTTTTCTTAAAAGCATGGAAATAAATCATTTTTCTGTTCCTCACCCATCATACGGAAACAAGAAGAAATTTTACGATGGACTTAAAAAACTGATTGAAGAAGAAAATATCTTTTCATAA
- the erm(F) gene encoding 23S rRNA (adenine(2058)-N(6))-methyltransferase Erm(F) codes for MTKKKLPVRFTGQHFTIDKVLIQNAIKQANISSQDTVLDIGAGKGFLTVHLLKIANNVVAIENDTALVEHLRKLFSDARNVQVVGCDFRNFAVPKFPFKVVSNIPYGITSDIFKILMFESLENFLGGSIVLQLEPTQKLFSRKLYNPYTVFYHTFFDLKLVYEVGPESFLPPPTVKSALLDIKRKQLFFDFKFKAKYLAFISCLLQKPDLSVKTALKSIFRKSQVRSISEKFGLNLNAQIVCLSPSQWKNCFLEMLEVVPEKFHPS; via the coding sequence ATGACAAAAAAGAAATTGCCCGTTCGTTTTACGGGTCAGCACTTTACTATTGATAAAGTGCTAATACAAAATGCAATAAAACAAGCAAATATAAGCAGTCAAGATACAGTTTTAGATATTGGAGCAGGTAAAGGGTTTCTTACTGTTCATTTATTAAAAATCGCAAACAATGTCGTAGCTATTGAAAACGACACAGCTTTGGTTGAACATTTACGAAAATTATTTTCTGATGCCCGAAATGTTCAAGTTGTCGGTTGTGATTTTAGGAATTTTGCAGTTCCGAAATTTCCTTTCAAAGTGGTGTCAAATATTCCTTATGGTATTACTTCCGATATTTTCAAAATCCTGATGTTTGAGAGTCTTGAAAATTTTCTGGGAGGTTCCATTGTCCTTCAGTTAGAACCTACACAAAAGTTATTTTCGAGGAAGCTTTACAATCCATACACCGTTTTCTATCATACTTTTTTTGATTTGAAACTTGTCTATGAGGTAGGTCCTGAAAGTTTCTTGCCACCGCCAACTGTCAAGTCAGCTCTGTTAGACATTAAAAGAAAACAGTTATTTTTTGATTTTAAGTTTAAAGCCAAATACTTAGCATTTATTTCCTGTCTGTTACAGAAACCTGATTTATCTGTAAAAACAGCTTTAAAGTCGATTTTCAGAAAAAGTCAGGTCAGGTCAATTTCGGAAAAATTCGGTTTAAACCTTAATGCTCAAATTGTCTGTTTGTCGCCAAGTCAATGGAAAAACTGTTTTTTGGAAATGCTGGAAGTTGTCCCTGAAAAATTTCATCCTTCGTAG
- a CDS encoding GIY-YIG nuclease family protein, with translation MITIQELLYNRGLDKSAKIKLVRHKDSRRDLYNLYRTDRAEFLAYQNSQSKDVFNSVDYIVSFIGEEGLKSRFIGVYKLTDRKQIASDHFEYQMEEVEKEFDDLKERVIIRWKNAISWHQWIKNKMEVVQIHPGLHYKQFTDYSDFILNFDELKEIVNKQYSDWKKMLSATKGIYLINDTKTGKLYVGSAYGEDGIWGRWCKYVTTNGHGDNKTLKELIVDDPTHGNNFQFSVLMLLPRTITPDEAIKKERLFKNKLGTNSFGLNNN, from the coding sequence ATGATAACGATTCAAGAGCTTTTATATAACCGTGGACTTGATAAATCAGCTAAAATTAAACTTGTCCGACATAAGGACAGCAGGCGAGATTTATACAATCTTTATCGGACAGACAGAGCCGAATTTTTGGCGTATCAAAACTCACAATCAAAAGACGTTTTTAATAGTGTTGACTATATTGTGTCATTTATTGGAGAAGAAGGACTTAAATCACGTTTTATTGGTGTTTATAAACTGACAGACAGAAAACAAATTGCATCAGACCATTTTGAATATCAAATGGAAGAAGTCGAAAAAGAATTTGACGATTTAAAAGAACGGGTAATTATCCGTTGGAAAAATGCAATCTCTTGGCATCAATGGATTAAGAATAAAATGGAAGTAGTTCAAATTCATCCAGGACTTCATTACAAACAATTTACTGACTATTCTGACTTTATACTCAACTTTGACGAACTAAAGGAAATTGTAAATAAACAATATAGCGACTGGAAAAAAATGCTTTCAGCAACAAAAGGTATTTACTTAATCAATGACACGAAAACTGGAAAACTTTATGTTGGTTCTGCATACGGAGAAGATGGAATTTGGGGAAGATGGTGTAAATACGTTACAACTAACGGACACGGAGACAATAAAACTTTGAAAGAACTTATTGTAGACGACCCGACACACGGAAATAATTTTCAGTTTTCAGTTTTAATGTTGTTACCTAGGACAATTACACCTGATGAAGCCATTAAAAAGGAGCGTTTGTTTAAAAATAAGCTTGGGACTAATTCATTCGGGCTAAACAATAATTGA
- a CDS encoding MBL fold metallo-hydrolase, producing MKAKIYRGTKEIGGTCVELTADNGKILWVDLGAPLDDKNPNIDYANNKLDALLISHPHQDHFGLMEKVGTDVPIYIGEVAFDFINATKIFIDLPLLKGNYKTIKPWQTFTIADTFKIQSFLTDHSTPESFSFIIEADGKRVFYSGDFRATGRKKIVFDKIVEAPPKNIDLLLIEGTMVERANHIYLTEESVEEGIYNILKNQKNVSFLISSAQNIDRLISIIRACKKTGKKVVIDVYTAWLLEMLHKQSSNVPTMEWDEVKVYNKPSQMEKITDKTFDEFRAKIKTNSVGASVFQSPSDFIYFVRNPSMQLVNALRKHGKINVIYSQWEGYLKEEYQQYFTDNINALKQDSDIDFHSIHTSGHAVVPDLMKFAKAINSSKITPIHTAFPEIFKKQFEENGFNNIQLWEDGIEYQI from the coding sequence ATGAAAGCAAAAATTTATCGGGGGACAAAAGAAATTGGTGGAACTTGTGTTGAGTTAACGGCAGACAATGGTAAAATCCTTTGGGTTGACCTTGGAGCACCACTTGACGACAAAAACCCGAATATTGATTATGCAAATAATAAGTTAGACGCTTTATTAATTTCTCATCCGCATCAAGACCACTTTGGATTAATGGAAAAAGTGGGGACTGACGTCCCCATTTACATTGGCGAAGTGGCTTTTGATTTTATAAATGCAACGAAAATATTTATAGACCTTCCTCTATTAAAAGGAAATTACAAAACAATAAAACCTTGGCAGACTTTTACAATTGCCGACACTTTCAAAATACAATCCTTTTTAACCGACCATTCAACACCAGAGTCTTTTTCGTTTATAATTGAAGCGGACGGAAAAAGAGTTTTTTATAGTGGAGACTTTAGAGCGACTGGTAGAAAAAAAATTGTATTTGACAAAATTGTTGAGGCTCCACCGAAAAATATTGATTTGCTTTTGATTGAAGGAACTATGGTAGAACGAGCAAATCATATTTATTTGACGGAAGAAAGTGTTGAGGAAGGGATTTACAACATACTCAAAAATCAAAAAAATGTTTCTTTTTTAATAAGCTCTGCACAAAACATTGACCGTTTGATTTCAATAATTCGGGCATGCAAAAAAACTGGAAAGAAAGTTGTAATAGATGTTTACACCGCTTGGTTATTGGAAATGTTACACAAGCAGTCGAGCAATGTTCCGACTATGGAATGGGATGAAGTAAAAGTCTATAACAAACCAAGTCAAATGGAAAAAATTACTGATAAAACATTTGACGAATTTCGTGCTAAAATTAAAACAAATTCAGTTGGCGCTTCTGTTTTTCAATCTCCTTCCGATTTTATTTATTTCGTCCGCAATCCGAGTATGCAATTAGTAAATGCGTTAAGAAAACATGGGAAAATAAATGTAATATATTCTCAATGGGAGGGTTACTTAAAAGAAGAGTACCAACAATATTTCACAGACAACATCAATGCTCTTAAACAAGATAGTGACATAGATTTTCATTCAATTCATACAAGTGGGCACGCTGTTGTTCCAGACTTAATGAAATTCGCAAAAGCAATTAATTCAAGTAAAATCACCCCAATTCATACCGCATTCCCAGAAATATTTAAAAAGCAGTTTGAAGAAAATGGATTTAATAATATTCAACTTTGGGAAGATGGAATAGAATATCAAATTTAA
- a CDS encoding ArsR/SmtB family transcription factor: MKLEITCTRAEANHKQLQNCMEALDNMEGSFQKMTKLLSIAGSDVRLRILYLLNLENELCPCDLADILKMSVPAISQHIRKIKDAGIINSRRDGQTLYYSLNKDETEIFSSIFKSIELIRKTA, translated from the coding sequence ATGAAATTAGAAATAACCTGTACAAGAGCGGAAGCCAACCATAAGCAGTTACAAAACTGTATGGAGGCATTGGATAATATGGAAGGGAGTTTTCAAAAAATGACAAAACTTTTATCAATTGCAGGAAGCGATGTAAGATTGAGAATTCTTTATTTATTGAATTTAGAAAATGAACTATGTCCTTGTGATTTAGCAGATATACTAAAAATGAGTGTTCCTGCGATCTCACAACATATACGTAAAATCAAAGATGCAGGAATAATCAATTCAAGACGAGATGGTCAAACACTTTATTATTCATTAAATAAAGATGAAACAGAGATATTTAGTAGCATTTTTAAATCTATCGAATTAATTAGAAAAACAGCATAA
- the merTP gene encoding mercuric transport protein MerTP has translation MKTEKTSKNAAYTGLFAAVAASSCCIPPVIALIAGVGGSASALSWMEPFRPYLIGLAIVAIGYAWYNYLKPKNADDCGCEVDAKPKWFQTKGFLVGITLFATVSIAFPYYAHIFYPDNKKEVVIVNQSNIQTLNFDVKGMTCASCEEHVKHAVNELEGIVNINASYEKANAEVEFDNTKTTKEDIEKAINSTGYKVINKEKNE, from the coding sequence ATGAAAACAGAAAAAACATCAAAAAATGCAGCATACACAGGTTTATTTGCTGCTGTAGCAGCATCATCTTGTTGCATACCACCTGTTATAGCATTAATAGCTGGCGTTGGAGGAAGTGCGTCTGCCCTATCTTGGATGGAACCTTTTAGACCCTATTTAATTGGTTTGGCTATTGTAGCAATTGGATATGCTTGGTATAATTATTTAAAACCAAAAAACGCTGATGATTGTGGTTGTGAAGTTGATGCAAAACCAAAATGGTTTCAAACAAAAGGATTTTTAGTTGGTATTACTTTGTTTGCAACTGTTTCAATTGCTTTCCCTTATTATGCTCATATTTTTTATCCTGATAATAAGAAAGAAGTGGTTATAGTCAATCAATCCAATATTCAAACATTAAATTTTGATGTTAAAGGGATGACTTGTGCCTCTTGTGAAGAACACGTTAAACACGCAGTTAATGAGTTAGAAGGTATTGTAAATATCAATGCTTCCTATGAAAAGGCAAACGCAGAAGTGGAGTTTGATAATACAAAAACGACTAAAGAGGATATAGAAAAAGCAATAAACTCAACAGGATATAAAGTAATTAATAAAGAAAAAAATGAGTAA